The genomic interval TGATCGCGTTGGGGTCGTGCAGCGCCTCCACACCATCGGCTCGCGGAGAACAGGCAGCTCGGGCGATCCGCCAAAGCTTGATCGAAGCGAGCGACCTGCGGACCGCGACGGAACATCAATTTCAGAGTGTCCGCGAAGCCCTGCATGCATGCTGGAACTTGACTCCTGAGACCGATATCGCATTCACGCCATCTGGAACCGACGTGGAACTGCTGGCGCTTTCGTTGGCCGACGGAGTTGCATACGGATCTGCGGCGCGACCGATCGTGAACATCGTGATCGGCCCGGCGGAAGTAGGGCGAGGGACGGTGCGTTCGGCAAGTTTTCAGCACCACGACCGTGTCGATCCGTGTGGCCATGAGGTCGCTCTGGCAAGTCCAGTCGACGAGGCGATGGAGCGTCGTGTGACCGTTCAGACGATCGACATTCGACACGCCAACGGCCAGCCGATGTCCTGCGCCGAAATCGACTTGGCTGTCCAGCAAGCTGTCATCGCTGCCGCCGACCAAGGATCACGTGTGCTGCTGCACGCTGTGGCGCATAGCAAAACCGGGATCTTTGCGCCCCGATTGACCACGCTCAGTCGGATCGCAACGACGATGACCGACGACGTGGTGATCGTCGTCGATGCCGCCCAAGCGAGACTTGGTCCGACATTCGGAACCATCGACTATTCCCAACTGATTCGACACGGATTTCTGGTTTCTGTCACCGGTTCCAAGTTCTTTGGCGGACCACCTTTCTGTGGCGCCCTACTGGTTCCGCCCCGGTACCAGCGTCCTCGTTCGCTTCCCTCCGGACTGTCTCGCTACGTGTTTCGCAATCAGCTGCCGCTTTCATGGAGCGATGCAAGAAACTGTCTACGTGACGACTGCAATGTCTCCTTGCTGATGCGATGGAACGCAGCAGTCGCCGAGATGCGAGCGTTTTATGCTTTGCCCGAGCGTACACGTGGCCGGATCGCGTCAGCGTTCGTTCAGTCCGTCCGCAGGCACTTCGCAGCAGAAGAATCCATCGAGTTGATGCCAAGCTTTGACATGGAGGATTCCGATTGGATCGATCAGCATGGCACTCCGACACCGACCGTGATTTCGTTTGGCATACACAGCGGTGGTCAACGGTTCGGTGAAAGAGAACTACGCAGTCTGCATCAACAGCTCAATGAGCCCGCTGGTGAGGGCGGTGAGCTCGCATTTCATCTCGGGCAGCCGGTACGTATCGGCAACCAGCTTTGGGTTTTGCGGATCGCCCTGGGGGCTCCGTTGGTGACCGAGATTGCATCCAACTCGATCCGTGGAGAGACGCTGTCCGCTCGTCTATCGTGGCTGGATCATCGGTTGAGTGACTTGGCGCACCGGATCACAGATCTCGCCAACGCGATCGCCGTCAGCGAACCCAGCAGATCGTTGACGACCGTCAGGTAGCGGATCAACCATGTTCCATCAACGAATTTCAACCGATCTGGCCGCCGAGATTTGGTCCACGGTAAAACGGTCAGGATGTCTGGCCGAAGACGTGAAATCATTCGTTGTGCATGATCTGGGGCGGATGCGCGATCGGCTTCAGAATCTGCAATCCGTGTTTCCACGGCAATCGCGGCACACTCTGGCGATCAAAGCGAATCCGCTTGTCGAAATCTTACGCGTCGCCGTTGGGTGTGGCGTGGGATTGGAAGCCGCAAGTATCGAAGAAGTTGAGTTGGCGGTGGCGGCCGGATGTCCCGCCGAGCAGATCATTTTTGATTCACCGGCCAAAACACGCGATGAAATCCAGCATTGCTTGAAGTTGGGCGTCCATTTGAATGTCGACAATTTCGATGAGCTGGAACGAATCGGATCGCTTTACCAAACCGTGGCGTCTGCCTCGACGGTCGGCTTGCGAATCAATCCCGAAGTCGGCGTGGGAACGATCGCGATCACCAGCGTGGGTGGAACGGGATCAAAATTCGGTGTCTCGGTTTCGAAAGACCATGATCGAATTCTGGATGCGTTTGTCAAATACGATTGGCTTGTCGGTTTACACGCTCACGTCGGATCGCAAGGGTGTGCGTTGGATTTGTTGTGCCGCTCCGCCGCGCGGCTTCAGCAATTGCGACGCGAAATCGTAGAGCATACGGGACGCCGTATCCCTCTGGTCAACATCGGAGGTGGGCTGCCCGCGGCGTATGATGACGCCATCGAACCCCCGTCGCCGAGTCTGTACGCGGAGCAACTCGCGATACATGCGCCTGACTTGATGGGCGACGAGGTAACGTTAATGACGGAGTTCGGGCGAGCGGTGCAAGCCGGATGTGGTGTGGCGTTCAGCCGTGTCGAGTATGTTCGCAGACAAAGCCAACGCGTGGTGGGCGACTTAACGGATAGCGATCACAGCATGGCAGTGATTCATTTGGGTGCCGATATGTTTCTGCGTCCGGTGTATCGGCCTGACGATTGGAAACACGAGTACGCTTTGTTGGACGCATCGGGTCTGCTGAAAACACAAGACTCGCGACAAACGACGATCGCCGGTCCGCTTTGTTTTGCGGGCGACATTTTGACTCGCGAAGCCTTGATGCCAGAACCTCGAGTGGGCGATTGGATCGTGATCCGTGATTGCGGAGCCTACACGTTGAGCATGTGGTCAAGACACTGCAGTCGTGGATTGCCTCCGGTCGTCGGGTACGACGCGAGCAACCAGTCGGTGTCGCTCTTGCACCGCGGTGAAACCCCTGAGGATGTTGTGCGGTTTTGGAGCCGTTGATGGGGAGTTTGGTCACTCAATAGTCGCTCGACGTTCCACGTCGATAGCGTACGAGACCGTTTGGATGCCCATCGTCAGTCGCGTTTCCGCCAGACTGATCAGGCAGACGTTGTAGCCGGTCCGTCGATTCACCACCGGCACAACCGAGCTGTTGATATAATGAGCCGTCAGGCGATAGCGTTCCGCTTAGAAAGTTGATCGCACAGCCATTTTTCTCGTCTTTACCTGCACGACGCGCAAGCGAGTGAATTGTCTTTTTGTCCTGCTATTCACTCGCTTGCGCGTCGTGCTGGTATTTTGCTTGAAATTCAACGTGAAACCATGCGTTCTAGGCGGGACGCTCTCTATCGCGCTGCGGCTGATGAATAATCCGGGCTAGCCGCGGGCCTACCGCACTGCCCGGTGCCTTACGGCCCGCGGCTCACTTTTGTGTTCCCAATTTCGACTCAATGGACCGCCTGCAAGGGCGGACGGAGTCTGATGGGAATGTTCTGTGAAACTCACTGCACCACAAACTCGTCCCTGTCGCCAATGCACCGATTGGAATGCTTCGGATACAATGTCGACTCCGTGTCACCCAATCTCGCCCCAATGACCTTCCTTTCCCCGTAGTTGGCATCATGTGCAAAACACTCCTGTCTCTGTCAGTTACGATCGCCGTGTACGGCGTCTGCTGTTTGCCATTTCCGGCTCAGGCCATCGACCCGTCGGCTTATTCCTGGCGACCGGAGACGATCGACCAAATCGAGATCGGCTACGGCGTTCAACTCGCTGACGTCGACGGCGACGGCAAGACGGATATCGTCTTGGCTGACAAGAGCACCATTCAGTGGTATCAGAGCCCGTCCTGGACGAAACACATCATCGCCAAGGATCTGACCGAGCGTGACAACGTCTGTGTTACCGCTCGCGACATTGACGGAGACGGTAAGTGTGAGATCGCCGTGGGTGGACAATGGAACTTTCGCGAGAGCGTCAAAGACGGCGCGGTTTTTTACTTGGACGCACCCGAAGACCGTACCCAGATGTGGAAACCGATCAAACTACATCACGAACCCAGCACGCACCGCATGCACTGGGTGAAAGGTGTCGGGGACCAATATCACTTGGTCGTCAAACCTCTGCGAGGAAAAGGCAGCGTGGAGGGTGTCGGTCCAGGACTGAAAGTACTTGCCTACCAACGTCCTGAGAAACATGACGCTCAGTGGCCGTATCATGTGGTCAGCGATTCACTCCACCTTTCACATAATTTTCACCCGGTCAATTGGGATGATGATGCCGAAGAAGAGTTGATCATCGCGGCCAAGGAAGGTGTTTGGCATTTTGACCCGAAGGGTGAGCAGTGGTCGTCCACTCAGTTGACCGATGCGTGGGCGGGCGAAGTGCGTGACGGACGGTTGCCCGGCGGAAAGCGTTTCATCGCGACGGTGGAGCCCATGCACGGGTCGGCTTCGGCGGTCTATGTGCAATCCGATTCACCTGACAGCCAGTGGACGCGAGCGAAGGTCTTGGACGAGGCTTTGAAGGACGGACACGCGCTTGCCTGTGCTGATTTCCTGGGCAACGGCAGCGACCAAGTCGTCGTCGGTTGGCGAGCGATGAACGATCCAGGAGTGCCGGGCATCAAGCTTTTCACTCCGCTCGATGCCGAGGGATCTCAGTGGCATGAGCTGCCGCTTTCACAAGGGACCGTCGCGGTGGAAGACATCAAGGTCGGCGACCTCAACGGTGACGGGAAAGTAGACATCGTTGCCGCGGCGCGACAGACCAAAAACCTGGTGATCTTTTGGAACGAGAGGTAGAGGCTATCGCGTGGCGGCTGATATGCGCAGCCTGTCGTGTACGGTTTCCGTTTGACCCGTAGCCAACGGCGTAGGGGGAAGCGGCGTTTGACTGTGCGGTGCAATGCGTTTGGTAGTGTCTCCTGCGCCTTCGGCTGCGGGTCAAACGTAGGGAAAGGCGCTAACGCTGGGCTGTTCATGCACGGTTTCCGTTTGACCCGTAGCCAACGGCGCAGGGGGAAGCGTCGTATGACTGTGCGGTGCAATGCGTTTGGTAGTGTCTCCTGCGCCTTCGGCTGCGGGTCAAACGTAGGGAAAGGCGCTAACGCTGGGCTGTTCATGCACGGTTTCCGTTTGACCCGTAGCCAACGGCGCAGGGGGAAGCGTCGTATGACTGTGCGGTGCAATGCGTTTGGTAGCGTCTCCTACGCCTTCGGCTGCGGGTCAAACATAGGGAAAGGCCCCGCGTTAGCCGCGGTTCTCGCGCACAACCGTGGCTAACGCCAAAACGGCTCAGCAGTCCTCTGGAACATACGACTTCAGGAAGCGGAAGCTCTGTTTGAGCGCCGCGTTTCGAGATTCCACCGAACCCTCGTAGGCTCGGTCCTCGACCTCCACACACACCGGTCCTTGGTAGCC from Stieleria varia carries:
- a CDS encoding diaminopimelate decarboxylase; translation: MFHQRISTDLAAEIWSTVKRSGCLAEDVKSFVVHDLGRMRDRLQNLQSVFPRQSRHTLAIKANPLVEILRVAVGCGVGLEAASIEEVELAVAAGCPAEQIIFDSPAKTRDEIQHCLKLGVHLNVDNFDELERIGSLYQTVASASTVGLRINPEVGVGTIAITSVGGTGSKFGVSVSKDHDRILDAFVKYDWLVGLHAHVGSQGCALDLLCRSAARLQQLRREIVEHTGRRIPLVNIGGGLPAAYDDAIEPPSPSLYAEQLAIHAPDLMGDEVTLMTEFGRAVQAGCGVAFSRVEYVRRQSQRVVGDLTDSDHSMAVIHLGADMFLRPVYRPDDWKHEYALLDASGLLKTQDSRQTTIAGPLCFAGDILTREALMPEPRVGDWIVIRDCGAYTLSMWSRHCSRGLPPVVGYDASNQSVSLLHRGETPEDVVRFWSR
- a CDS encoding FG-GAP repeat domain-containing protein, which codes for MCKTLLSLSVTIAVYGVCCLPFPAQAIDPSAYSWRPETIDQIEIGYGVQLADVDGDGKTDIVLADKSTIQWYQSPSWTKHIIAKDLTERDNVCVTARDIDGDGKCEIAVGGQWNFRESVKDGAVFYLDAPEDRTQMWKPIKLHHEPSTHRMHWVKGVGDQYHLVVKPLRGKGSVEGVGPGLKVLAYQRPEKHDAQWPYHVVSDSLHLSHNFHPVNWDDDAEEELIIAAKEGVWHFDPKGEQWSSTQLTDAWAGEVRDGRLPGGKRFIATVEPMHGSASAVYVQSDSPDSQWTRAKVLDEALKDGHALACADFLGNGSDQVVVGWRAMNDPGVPGIKLFTPLDAEGSQWHELPLSQGTVAVEDIKVGDLNGDGKVDIVAAARQTKNLVIFWNER